The following proteins come from a genomic window of Camelus dromedarius isolate mCamDro1 chromosome 29, mCamDro1.pat, whole genome shotgun sequence:
- the NR2F2 gene encoding COUP transcription factor 2 isoform X2: protein MQAVWDLEQGKYGFAVQRGRMPPTQPTHGQFALTNGDPLNCHSYLSGYISLLLRAEPYPTSRFGSQCMQPNNIMGIENICELAARMLFSAVEWARNIPFFPDLQITDQVALLRLTWSELFVLNAAQCSMPLHVAPLLAAAGLHASPMSADRVVAFMDHIRIFQEQVEKLKALHVDSAEYSCLKAIVLFTSDACGLSDVAHVESLQEKSQCALEEYVRSQYPNQPTRFGKLLLRLPSLRTVSSSVIEQLFFVRLVGKTPIETLIRDMLLSGSSFNWPYMAIQ, encoded by the exons ATGCAAGCGGTTTGGGACCTTGAACAAGGCAAATATGGTTTTG CCGTGCAGAGGGGCAGGATGCCGCCCACCCAGCCGACACACGGGCAGTTTGCGCTGACCAACGGGGACCCCCTCAACTGCCATTCGTACCTGTCCGGATATATTTCTCTGCTGCTGCGCGCCGAGCCCTATCCCACGTCGCGCTTCGGCAgccagtgcatgcagcccaacaACATCATGGGCATCGAGAACATTTGCGAACTGGCCGCTCGGATGCTCTTCAGCGCCGTCGAGTGGGCCCGGAACATCCCCTTCTTCCCTGACCTGCAGATCACCGACCAGGTGGCCCTGCTTCGCCTCACCTGGAGCGAGCTGTTCGTCCTGAACGCAGCACAGTGCTCCATGCCCCTCCACGTTGCCCCGCTCCTGGCCGCCGCCGGCCTCCACGCCTCGCCCATGTCCGCCGACCGGGTGGTCGCCTTTATGGACCACATACGGATCTTCCAAGAGCAAGTGGAGAAGCTCAAAGCGCTGCACGTCGACTCCGCCGAGTACAGCTGCCTGAAGGCCATAGTCCTGTTCACCTCAG ATGCCTGTGGTCTCTCTGATGTAGCCCATGTGGAAAGCTTGCAGGAAAAGTCCCAGTGTGCTTTGGAAGAATACGTTAGGAGCCAGTACCCCAACCAACCAACGCGATTCGGAAAGCTTTTGCTTCGCCTCCCTTCCCTCCGCACCGTCTCTTCCTCAGTCATAGAGCAATTGTTTTTCGTCCGTTTGGTAGGTAAAACCCCCATCGAAACCCTCATCCGGGATATGTTACTGTCCGGCAGCAGTTTTAACTGGCCGTATATGgctattcaataa
- the NR2F2 gene encoding COUP transcription factor 2 isoform X1 — translation MAMVVSTWRDPQDEVPGSQGSQASQAPPVPGPPPGAPHTPQTPGQGGPASTPAQTAAGGQGGPGGPGGDKQQQQQHIECVVCGDKSSGKHYGQFTCEGCKSFFKRSVRRNLSYTCRANRNCPIDQHHRNQCQYCRLKKCLKVGMRREAVQRGRMPPTQPTHGQFALTNGDPLNCHSYLSGYISLLLRAEPYPTSRFGSQCMQPNNIMGIENICELAARMLFSAVEWARNIPFFPDLQITDQVALLRLTWSELFVLNAAQCSMPLHVAPLLAAAGLHASPMSADRVVAFMDHIRIFQEQVEKLKALHVDSAEYSCLKAIVLFTSDACGLSDVAHVESLQEKSQCALEEYVRSQYPNQPTRFGKLLLRLPSLRTVSSSVIEQLFFVRLVGKTPIETLIRDMLLSGSSFNWPYMAIQ, via the exons ATGGCAATGGTAGTCAGCACGTGGCGCGACCCCCAGGACGAGGTGCCAGGCTCTCAGGGCAGCCAGGCCTCGCAGGCGCCGCCCGTGCCCGGCCCGCCGCCCGGCGCCCCGCACACACCACAGACGCCTGGCCAAGGGGGCCCGGCCAGCACGCCGGCCCAGACGGCGGCCGGCGGCCAGGGCGGCCCTGGCGGTCCGGGCGGCgacaaacagcagcagcagcagcacatcGAGTGCGTGGTGTGCGGGGACAAGTCGAGCGGCAAACACTACGGCCAGTTCACGTGCGAGGGCTGCAAGAGCTTCTTCAAGCGCAGCGTGCGGAGGAACCTGAGCTACACGTGCCGCGCCAACCGGAACTGTCCCATCGACCAGCACCACCGCAACCAGTGCCAGTACTGCCGCCTCAAAAAGTGCCTCAAAGTGGGCATGAGACGGGAAG CCGTGCAGAGGGGCAGGATGCCGCCCACCCAGCCGACACACGGGCAGTTTGCGCTGACCAACGGGGACCCCCTCAACTGCCATTCGTACCTGTCCGGATATATTTCTCTGCTGCTGCGCGCCGAGCCCTATCCCACGTCGCGCTTCGGCAgccagtgcatgcagcccaacaACATCATGGGCATCGAGAACATTTGCGAACTGGCCGCTCGGATGCTCTTCAGCGCCGTCGAGTGGGCCCGGAACATCCCCTTCTTCCCTGACCTGCAGATCACCGACCAGGTGGCCCTGCTTCGCCTCACCTGGAGCGAGCTGTTCGTCCTGAACGCAGCACAGTGCTCCATGCCCCTCCACGTTGCCCCGCTCCTGGCCGCCGCCGGCCTCCACGCCTCGCCCATGTCCGCCGACCGGGTGGTCGCCTTTATGGACCACATACGGATCTTCCAAGAGCAAGTGGAGAAGCTCAAAGCGCTGCACGTCGACTCCGCCGAGTACAGCTGCCTGAAGGCCATAGTCCTGTTCACCTCAG ATGCCTGTGGTCTCTCTGATGTAGCCCATGTGGAAAGCTTGCAGGAAAAGTCCCAGTGTGCTTTGGAAGAATACGTTAGGAGCCAGTACCCCAACCAACCAACGCGATTCGGAAAGCTTTTGCTTCGCCTCCCTTCCCTCCGCACCGTCTCTTCCTCAGTCATAGAGCAATTGTTTTTCGTCCGTTTGGTAGGTAAAACCCCCATCGAAACCCTCATCCGGGATATGTTACTGTCCGGCAGCAGTTTTAACTGGCCGTATATGgctattcaataa